Proteins encoded by one window of Polaribacter haliotis:
- a CDS encoding TolC family protein has protein sequence MKKILLMFFISSFYLSLNAQEKQMSLSLEEAINFALENSYNTKTSQNDILSAQKKVWETTTIGLPQIDAKIDYQNFIKQPVTLADFDGDGTNEEFVFGTKQNMNATVTLRQLLFDGSYLVGLQASKTYLKISEQANIKTEMVTKEAVINAYGNVLVSENTISILERNIKILQKNYDDAKKIYENGLNEEEDVEQLEITLGSLKNQLGNVVRMKYIAYQMLNLSIGSSIDTKLTLTDSLDSLTMQNIDLGIIATEFNVDNHIDFKIAENDRESKRLLVKLEQSKALPSLSAFVNYGAQANSDSFTFLKSDQRWFDSSLLGVSLNIPIFSSLGRSAKTAQAKIDLETADLRLQETKQRLSLQAQKVKNDYQFSIENYQTSKRNLALSERIEKKQRIKFFEGISTSFDLLQAQNQLYTQQQNYIQSMLDVIAKKAALENALNLPIK, from the coding sequence ATGAAAAAAATACTATTGATGTTTTTTATTAGCTCATTTTATTTGAGTTTAAATGCTCAAGAAAAACAAATGAGTCTTTCTTTAGAGGAAGCAATTAATTTTGCTTTAGAGAATAGTTATAACACAAAAACATCTCAAAACGACATACTTTCTGCACAGAAAAAAGTTTGGGAAACCACCACAATTGGTTTGCCACAAATTGATGCGAAAATAGATTATCAGAATTTTATAAAGCAACCTGTAACTCTTGCCGATTTCGATGGAGATGGAACAAATGAAGAATTTGTTTTTGGAACCAAACAAAATATGAATGCCACAGTTACTTTAAGACAATTATTATTTGATGGCTCTTATTTAGTTGGTTTACAAGCATCTAAAACTTATTTAAAAATTTCTGAACAAGCAAATATTAAAACTGAAATGGTAACCAAAGAAGCTGTTATAAATGCTTATGGTAATGTTTTAGTGAGTGAAAATACCATTTCAATTTTAGAAAGAAACATTAAAATTCTTCAGAAAAATTATGATGATGCAAAAAAAATCTATGAAAACGGATTGAATGAAGAGGAAGATGTAGAGCAATTAGAAATTACTTTAGGGAGTTTAAAAAATCAGCTTGGTAATGTTGTTAGAATGAAATATATCGCATACCAAATGCTAAATCTTTCTATTGGAAGTTCTATTGACACAAAGCTAACTTTAACTGATAGTTTAGACTCTTTAACGATGCAAAATATCGATTTAGGTATTATTGCAACAGAGTTTAATGTCGATAATCATATCGATTTTAAAATTGCAGAAAACGATCGTGAATCTAAACGTTTATTGGTAAAATTAGAACAAAGTAAAGCTTTACCTAGCTTAAGTGCTTTTGTTAATTACGGTGCTCAAGCAAATTCAGATTCTTTTACGTTTTTAAAAAGCGACCAACGTTGGTTCGATTCTTCATTATTGGGCGTAAGTTTAAACATTCCTATTTTTAGTAGTTTAGGGAGAAGTGCAAAAACTGCACAAGCAAAAATCGATTTAGAAACTGCAGATTTACGTTTGCAAGAAACAAAGCAACGTTTAAGTTTACAAGCTCAAAAAGTAAAAAACGATTATCAATTTAGTATCGAAAACTATCAAACATCAAAAAGAAACCTTGCTTTATCAGAAAGAATAGAAAAGAAGCAAAGAATTAAATTTTTCGAAGGAATTTCTACAAGTTTCGATTTATTACAAGCACAAAATCAATTATATACACAGCAGCAAAACTACATACAATCTATGTTAGATGTTATCGCTAAAAAAGCTGCATTAGAAAACGCATTAAACTTACCAATCAAATAA